TAAGTTTCTCCACACCCTACCACCTAGCTAATTTACATGCTCATCATTGTACTAGATTCTGGCCGATATCAAACACCATGGCATTCAGATCTTTGAGGGTCCTCGATAtgagctggatgatgaggagaccATTGCCGAGAACAATGAAATCATGTCCAAGGTTCCATTCGCCGTTGTTGGTGCCACCAATGAGATCAAGACTGCCGACGGCAGAGCCGTTCGCGGACGTCATTACCCTTGGGGTATCATTGAGGTTGACAACGAGGAGCACTGcgactttgtcaagctgCGCCAGATGCTCATCCGAACGCACATGGAAGAGCTCAAGGAGCATACCAACAACACTCTGTACGAGAACTACCGTACCGACAAGCTCATTGCCATGGGCGTGTCGCAGGACCCCAGTGTCTTCAAGGAGGTCAACCCTGCTGTCaagcaggaggaggagcgtgCTCTGCACGAGCAGAAGCTAGCCAAGATGGAGGccgagatgaagatggtctTCCAACAAAAGGTTGCCGAGAAAGAGAGCAAGCTCAAGCAGTCCGAGGAGGAGCTGTATGCCCGTCACAGAGAGATGAAGGAGCAACTCGAGCGCCAGCGGGCAGAGCTCGAAGACAAGAAGCAGCGCATCGAGAGCGGACGGCCGCTAGAGAAGGAAGGCAAGCGCAAGGGTTTCTCACTGCGTTAAGGCTGAGAAAGAGTCCCTTTTTCGAGTCTTTAGCGACGCACAGTTTGCCATCTCTCTACGATCAACGTCTGAGTATCCATGACACGCCATACACCAGCAGCTCGACGCCTTTCCTTATTCCTTCGATTCTAGTTTCTCTGTCGGCCTTTTTCTCGTCACATTTTTTTGTCATTAATCACACCCTCCTCACTTAATCACCCTGAACAAAAGTTGTCTTAACGGAGTCGGACAAGCAAAGAACGTTATCTACGGAACAATGGCCCCGCAGCGCCCCGGGGGACTGCAGGCTATGAAAATATTCAACAATACgaaagaaaaataaaaagtaGTTTTGGTGAGTGTGCGGGCGATTGCACCTCGGGAGTGGTGTCTGGGGGGTTGCTCTCCTGCTTGAGTCCGCGAGGGCTGGTTGCGGATCAAGCATGGCCAAGAGCATTTCAGTCCTGTGTGTTTACCCCAGAAGAGAACGACGCGAagtcttcttttcttgacAGACTGAGAGCATAATCgctctgcttctttggcaGTCTTCCCTTTTGCCATGGGATTGATGCCGTCTTctttgtgtttttttttagTGCTGAAAGAACCTTGTCTTTTCGGCACTGACGTGTTGTGCACACTTATGGTTTCCTTTAATTTATATGCCCAACAAGATTGGTCGGCAACGCCTGCATCTTTGCCTTGTCGTCCTGCCTGCCCCCCGGATACCCTTTGTCGCATCTGTATGGAGCACTGGTTGCGGATTGGACTTGGACAGGAGCAGATGGATGATTTGGCCGACGAGGGCCGAACAGCAACTGTTGTATTTTAGTCGTGTGATTGGGACAGGTTGTTTTTATTTGACGTCTCGACACACGGAATTGTCGTCTAGGCTCGCTTGTTTTTTCTTAGCTAGTTTGATTTCATTGTCTTTATACGTATGTGTCTTTGCTTGTTTTGTGATGTTGCTCGTTTTACTGCATGTGCCATGTTTGGAGATTTTCACGGGAGTAAagttgctgaagatgaggCCGTATGGTAGGGTGACGGTGTAAGACAAGCTGCTGCAAGGCTTTTTTACCTGTACTTTTGACATAATCACCGGTAGTAAGCGCAGAGTAGAATCGAGATgatatatatatgtatgcATGCTTCATTAACATAGGGTGGTCGCCTTTAGTTTTTATAATACAACGGCTGCAAGGTGGCGATTTTGCTCCGTGTCATATCGCCATGACTGGCCGAATGGGATACCCATCCTGACTTCCAACGTAGCGTAAATCCTTGCCCATACTGCTCTGGGTCTTATCCAATCTTGATTACTCCCCGACATCGCTCTACCTTTTCCTTGCATTCTTGAGCAAAAAggcaccaacaacaccagcagcaatacTAACACCACTCAGAATAGCCACGCCCATGAGCCCCTCCTTAGCAACCTTATTATCAATCAACTGCCGCAGATCAGAAGCCTGCAGATTGGCAGGCTCCTTGTCCAGCAAGAGGTCGTTGTAGCGGCGAGCCTCGCCGTAGTTGCCGAGCTTGTAGTTCCCCAGGGCGAGATAGTAGAGGCATTCGCGGCGGCGTTCGGGAGACACTCGGAATATGTCGCTGAGCAGGCGGACGCCGAGTTGTTGGTCGTTGCGGTTATTTGATTTGACGAGGCCCTGTTTCTGTTAGGGattgatgggatgggagaTGAGTGGTGTGGTTTACCCATGCGTAGTTGAATTTTGTTTGGACGCCGACCATGTCGCCTTCTTTTTCGTATTGGGCCCTCAGGACTTGGAGCTCTGAGGGGCTTAGTGGCCTGGAGGGGTTAGACGGTTATGCGTTTTGGTGGGAATGAGGGACTGACGTTTCTGCGTCGAGGGcatctggtggtggtgagttAGTTTGCCTCGGTaatggtgatggagctgggATACTCACAGGGTAGTTGGGTGACCATTTTGGCGGATTAAGATGGGATGAATGCGTTGAAGTCGTACTCTATTGGGAGTTTGAGAAATGAGATGAGGTTCGAGGTTGGGAGATGTGGTTTCTGGAGGTTTAATGTGATGTCCTTGACGAGGGACGGGTGACTGGAGTTTGGAGCTCGTGGTGTGGCTTGTGCCTGCTGAGGTCgactggtgtctggtggcaacGATGACGCTACTGGAGGGACGTGGTGGAATTCAGGTTGGGCACTTGGATGAGGTGGGCGGTAAAATGTCGGGTGCTGGACTGTTCGGGTGGGTGATAAGATTGTCGCCCCTGACGACGGGTGGTGCGATCTGGTTGGTGGATGCTTAGCTCTGATAGGCGGGTCGCGACTCTTGAACATgcatctacatctacatTTACATCACGCGACGACATCAACCACAGCAAAATCAAGCATTGGACGCGAATCAAACACAaagcaccaacatcacaagaGCCGCAGGAGGCAATACCATCAAAATGCTCCTCTCAGAAGATCCCGCCACAGTACGTTCCTCCAACCCCCACACCATGCAAACCGCCAAACTTAACAAAAAACACAGCTCATAAACCACACAAtaaacaacttcaacatcaaccccGACAAGCTCGCCATCTCCCGCATCTCCGAATCGCTGTCCACGCTCCAACAAGCGCGCGACCTCCGGATGCGCGACGCCGAAACGTCGCTCAAAAAACTCCACCGCCAACTCAGCACACTCACCTCCCAACACGCGGAGCTCACGTCCTCACACTCGCCCTCCGACCACGCCTCCAAGATCGCGACCCTCGACACGCGCAAGTTCCGCACCGCAAAGGCAGCCAGCGACgcggagatggaggcggagCGGCTGGCGCAGCAGGCGGCTGATTTGGCGGCGCGGCTGCAGAGCTGACGATCTGCAGGGCTGGAGGGGCATGAGGCGGCCGCGGCGGAGGGACGTGGTGGACGATGAGGTGCTGCTGCGGTTGAAGGTGTATAGGAGTCTGGGGATTGATATCGAGAGGGATGAGAGGGATGGGGAGTGGACGAgggcggtggtgaggagTGGTGGGGGGGATGTGCATGTTGTGAATGTGGATAGGAAGTTTTCGAGGTTTTTTTATGCGAATTACTTTTGGGGGATTGTGTAGGATGGATGGACGTACGATGAGGGGATAGTTGGTGGTAGATGGTGCTTGGAGTTTTGGGAGTTGGTTCTATTTTCAGGGTTGGAATGTGTCTTGGTTTGGGATGCTGGCTGTCCTTAGAGGGCGGATAGGAACTTGATCGTGGGGTAGCATGGTGTTTATTGATGAGGGACGATTATATCATACAAGTCCACAATGTTGGATAATTCTTCAGAGTCAACGAAAAGCGTGCCTAGGTGGGACTAAGGAGTTTGTGTTGTACGCGGAACAGGGTTCTCAATCACTattggagatgaagatgctaTTACTCCATGAAGTCTTGACGACTAAGCGCAAGAACTGCATGGTGACGTAATGATGGAAACCGGATTCAAGACGAGGACCTAAACCAATGTAGGGTGGTTCGCTTGTCTGTACCTCTGGCAGGTCTTAGTTCAATTGGTGCTTGGATTTCGTACCTGGTAGTATTGGATCCGAAACTTGTCAGGATGTTTCTGATGCGAAGTGCTCTTATAGAGTAAGGTGTTGAATGTAAGAGACTTGCCGCTGGTCGTAGGATCTATTGTATGGCCGTACGAGCGTGGTTGAGTGTCCCAAGTGATGTTCTCTTAATAACACAAACTTTACTCCGTAGAGCCCTCCTGGAATAGAACGACTGAGTATCATGACCAACTCCCTTGGGTAAACCTATACCCTTGCATAGTGTAACGGGACGATTTGTTATGTCTAATGTGCATGTGAAACACTCATTTCCTATATCGCTTAGTATTCTAGTAACCCGAGTGTTCGTCACGCAAATTGGACTCATGGAGACTCATTATAATTTCGCTTTCATCCGCGTAAACCCATCTATGAACTGTGATAAGGCCAATTTCCTTTATGCCAGTTGAAATCAAAAACACTATAGGACTTGGCGGTCCTGCATCTGATACTGACGGAAGTGAGTCTTACCTTAATATCAATATGTCTTGGCGAGATTACAGATATGCACATAGGGTCCATGTGCGCAGGGACAGGGCAAGGGGACCGCGAGGCTTGAGACACCCTTTGCCTCGTCGGGCTACAGTTCAAAAGCATAGCCTCACATGACTTCCTACCAAGAAATGCTGGTGATTCGCGGTTGGATTGTTCCCCGAGAGGGAACTCATGCCATAGCTGggaaggaagagaagacgTTTATGGAGGTGAACCGCGATATCTTTGTTACACGATCGAGAGCTCTCTTTATACTGAGAAGTCTCTCCTGTTGTTCAACCTTGGGACTCTCTGCCTGCCTGGCTTGCTGCTTCAGCGCTAGACTGGTTTCTGAAGACAACTTGTTGCCGATTGCACCGGGTTTGCTGCTGAATTGGTGGACCGAACCTGTGAAGATTTCCCCTCTGTTGCTCGAAACATCACCGTACTCTTTGCGGACCATTACGGCGCATATTTCTATGTTATACGTTCGGCACAGGGTGAATCACACAAccaaccttcaacatcaaagatgGCCGAACCCACCAACCATGGATCAGAGCATATCGGTCCGTTTAGCACAGGCATTTTGGGACTGACCGCCTCACAGCTTTGATGAAACACAGACCTTTCTCAAACTGCAAGAAGCTGGCTGAGTCTCCAGTGATTGAACCACCAAAGAGTCCAAGCTTTGTGACTATTGCGGCGCGCCATGAACACACTGGGCGTTAATTACACCCAACACACCAATGAACATGAGTACCATTTCACCGGGACTAGACGtggctcttcatcaatgctTCCCCTCATTCCATCACGTCGTACAGTATGCCAGCATGCTTGCCAACCGGGCTCTGCCCTCTGATGGGTGTTAAAGCATCCTTCACGAACCGACCAACCGGACTAGAGGACACACATGTAGATATTTTAAACTACCTCTTTGTCCTAGCGGCGTAGTTTCGACCAACTATACTGAGGAAATAAGCGCTAGACTTATAGTGAATGGTGTGCGTTGTTCATCCAATGCACGCACTGACGAGCTTTGGCCGGCTGAATCTGCGGAATCACGGCTAGAAACAGGAGAAGACCTGGCCGTGTTTGAAATCGGTGGATGTCGCGCTTTGGAGATATTTGTACTTTTTCTCTCGCAGGATATTACTGTTGAAAGTGAGAAGCATCATGGTCCAACCGTAGTGGCCCGTTGATAGACTCCAACTACCTAGTTGCGACTATGAGTaaagcaacaacaacaacaactaaaacaacaacaaaaacCACGTATACTCGCCATGAAGACGACCCAAGCTTCATGGGCTGGATCCTCCCACCAACAGGAACCGGTACGCCATCAATATCTGCGAACAAACCTCCCAAAACTAACATACGTAGCCGCCACAGCGGGATGGTGTCCCGATGCAAACAGCTACATCACCTCCGGCACACACATCGGCTGCTGCGACTCCGATCCCTGTATAATGGGCACCAAATGCGTTTCTAACACCCTTTATAAAGCGGATGGCTCAACAACAAACTGGTAAGCAACACGCACAACTTCAGGACAACAAACTCACCTGTTACAGCAACAGCTACAAAACCGCAAGATGTGGCACCGTCACAGTGTTTTCAGTGTATCCCGCGGGAACGCAGGCCGCCGTAACGGATGTTGCGTGCTTTATTTCTTCCCCGAGAGTAGAGACGATGTATAGGAGGATAGATGCGTGGACTACGTCTACAGCATCGTCGACGTTGACGCCTTCCCGGCCGGGGATTTCTCCTACAGGTGTGTATTGGACTTGCAACGGGGGAAATTCCGCTGATGGGCGTTTAGAATCGGTTACGGAAGTTGGAGCGTCTGGCGTGTCTGAGAATAAGGCGTGGATAGCGGGTGCGGTAATTGGACcggttgggttggtgttggcgctGGTTATTGGTGGTATCTTCTTTTTTAGGAGGTGTAtcaagaggaggaagactGTTGAAAGGCATGAGGTAGCGGGCTCGCCAGTCTATGGTAGTTATGGGGTATATGAATGTGATGCGTCGGTTGTATCGCCAGGGTCGCAGATATCGCCTGTGTATGAGAAGGGGTTGGGTCGACGAGAGCCTATAGCAGAACTGGCTTGATGGATTATGTGTGGAATTCGTGCTGGACAAGAAGTGAAGTTTACGTTTGTGCAACAGAGCAACTACTTATCACACGTGTGAGCGGTCAAACATGAATTCGGGGTACCATTGTtatccaacaccatggtAACTGGTTCGCGAAAATGATCCAAGTCTGGCAAGTCAATTCAAAAGTACATTAAATACTCCCCACAGCAAATACCGAAACTCAGATCACGTTCATAGCGGCTGCGGCTGGCCAAAAGTATCGTGCCTTTGGACCTAAACGCCACAAAGTCAACtcgccaccatcatcaacccaTATAGCAACAACGTCACGAAAAGCTCAACTTCCAAATCAAGTTTCAATTTGCTAACATCTTTATTTACGCTGTCATCGGACGCACTTCGTGTCACAGACTTACATATCGTAATCCAGGTTGGAATGAAATAGGAAAGTGAATTGCGTTAGTATATGCACCGTAGATCGCTGCCGGAAATCCGGCAACCCATATTAGGGTCCCTAAATGGCACGCGGTTCGGGTGGCGACTCGTCCCACTGTACTGAGTGAAAGTTTGATAAGAATAGAAAGTGGTTGGAGCTGGGCGAGTCGGATCTATTTCCGCTGATCTTTTTAATACGTTTGATACTGTTCAGATGGTGGCTTTTGCATTGGAGTGGTGATGTAGTTAACCCAGATGCCGCCGATACAGCACTCACGTCATCATCTATAGACAAATGAGATTCAAATCCTCCAGATCTAATCATACACTGTTTCACATTCAGACACCAAGAAGTGACCTTCTCAGATCGGCAATCTTCCCCATGCCCCATTGGGAAGGCAGCTACTAGCATCTGACATGGGAGCCGAACCATCCATGCCGATCATGACCGTAGATAGATGTGTAAAGCCGGGCAACATTCATTGGGACTTTCCAGATGGAGCTTTGACAGCATCATTCACCTCGAAAGCAGCATCAGCTTGTTTGGTACCGGAGGTCATCATGGCTATCACTTATATTCTTGCCTATCTGGGCGATATCACAAAATACAAATAGAACATTACTCTCATTTTCACTCTACTCCAAACAATCCACATAAGCACCAATATCCAACTAAATACATACCAACACATTCACAACATGCACTTCCTATACCCCCTCCTCGGCGCAACGCTCACCCAAGCCGCCGCCCTCACCAAAcgcttcaactccaacaactGGTGCGGCCCCGTGACATCCAGCAAAAACATCACCTCCGTCGAAGCCACATGGACCGTACCGAGCGTCTCCCTCCCCAAAGGCGGCGCACCAAACGAAACCTACCAGTTCTACCAGTGGGTAGGCATCGACGGGACGAACAACTGCGGTGCTCTCGTGCAAGGTGGAACAGGACAGACGGTAAGATACACACACATCCTCCTGACACGTCACTGACATTATTAGATTGAAAATGGGCAAACGTCATACTACACCTGGTATGAGTTCTGGCCTGCAGGCCCTCTATCCGGACACGTAAACGGTATGTAACACTCACTCACACATACGCCATGCTAACGGCTTAGTTTCGTCCGGGGACACAATCTACGTAAAAGTTGACGCAACGTCTGCCACAACCGGCACAATGTATGTTGTACTCACACTTCATAAACAAAGCTAATCATACTAGATATCTTGAGAATAAATCCACCGGCGAAAAGTACACCGAAAACGCCACATCCCCCGGTCCGTCGCTATGCTTCGCCAGCGCGGAGTGGATCGGTGAAGATCCCGGAAACACGCCTGAGCCGTTCCCTGAGTTTACGGAGTATGAATTCACAGACTGTAAGGCGCAGACGGGAAGTGGAAAGACGTTGAATCTCGCGGGGGCAGAAGACTGGATTATGTATAAGGATCAGAAGAGGCTTTGTCATCCAAAGCGGAAGGGGGACTCTGCGACTAGTATTATCTATGGGTAGTTGGGGCATCGGAGTTAGGATGGTGTGCTGTAGGAAGGTGATTTAGATGTGTCTGATATTTCTGCCATATTTAGTATCTTGGGCATATTTATAAATATGTATACGTACCGGGAACGGTTGATGCTCGACTTGGTTTTCCGTTCTTGGTGAGACACCGGCTCGTGATTGGTTCGAGTGGTTCCTGTCTGGAAATTCAGTGTTTCACTTCTGAGATATATGAAAGTATGTATGGGGTCATGATTCTGTTGAATATGGGCTGTGGAACTTTGCAATATGCTCCTTTGAGAATTCATGTTGGT
The genomic region above belongs to Pochonia chlamydosporia 170 chromosome 2, whole genome shotgun sequence and contains:
- a CDS encoding kinetochore protein SPC24 (similar to Metarhizium robertsii ARSEF 23 XP_007817336.1) → MLLSEDPATLINHTINNFNINPDKLAISRISESLSTLQQARDLRMRDAETSLKKLHRQLSTLTSQHAELTSSHSPSDHASKIATLDTRKFRTAKAASDAEMEAERLAQQAADLAARLQS